One region of Microbacterium rhizosphaerae genomic DNA includes:
- a CDS encoding LysR family transcriptional regulator: protein MTIVQLKAFLAALKLGSFTAAATDLDITQASVSELIARLERELDARLFTRGGRRLIPTDAALALRDHAEHAVAAIDHGIEAVRANNALEGGTCTFGVLRNAAYYDLSDLVQRFHRRHPKVTVRLVGLNSSLVAESIAQGEIEAGLVVLPIAAKGLKIRPLFRDEVLYATTKRSPSKGPVTIDEVSRAKLVLYDAYAGWKDPTRRQLLERARLRGLPLEPAIEVEHVETALSLVATGAADSIVSRTIAESASFPPGIDTAPFAEPLYDTIALVQREGAELSPATRKLADLAERTLLAKVGEHAGRAAVSQRVDDPQ, encoded by the coding sequence ATGACGATCGTTCAGCTCAAGGCGTTCCTCGCGGCCCTCAAGCTCGGTTCGTTCACCGCGGCGGCGACGGATCTGGACATCACCCAGGCCTCGGTGTCCGAGCTCATCGCGCGACTTGAGCGCGAACTCGACGCGCGTCTTTTCACACGAGGCGGTCGACGGCTGATCCCCACGGATGCCGCGCTCGCGCTTCGCGACCACGCCGAACATGCCGTCGCCGCGATCGACCACGGCATCGAGGCCGTCCGCGCGAACAACGCCCTCGAAGGCGGGACCTGCACATTCGGGGTGCTGCGCAACGCCGCCTACTACGACCTCTCCGATCTCGTGCAGCGATTCCACCGTCGACACCCGAAGGTCACCGTGCGGCTTGTCGGACTGAACTCGTCACTGGTCGCTGAGTCGATCGCTCAAGGCGAGATCGAGGCTGGGCTCGTGGTGCTGCCGATCGCAGCGAAGGGGCTGAAGATCAGACCCCTCTTCCGCGACGAAGTCCTCTACGCCACAACGAAGCGGTCGCCCTCCAAGGGCCCGGTGACGATCGACGAGGTCTCGCGGGCGAAGCTCGTCCTCTACGACGCGTATGCCGGCTGGAAGGACCCGACCCGCCGGCAGCTGCTGGAGCGCGCGCGGCTGCGCGGACTTCCCCTCGAGCCCGCGATCGAGGTGGAGCACGTCGAGACGGCGCTCAGCCTCGTGGCCACCGGAGCCGCAGACTCGATCGTCTCGCGCACTATCGCCGAGTCGGCATCCTTTCCGCCCGGTATTGACACGGCGCCGTTCGCCGAACCGCTCTACGACACGATCGCGCTCGTGCAACGGGAGGGCGCCGAGCTCTCCCCCGCCACCCGGAAGCTCGCCGATCTCGCCGAACGGACGCTGCTCGCCAAAGTCGGCGAGCATGCGGGACGCGCAGCGGTGTCGCAGCGCGTCGACGATCCTCAGTAG